The Setaria viridis chromosome 6, Setaria_viridis_v4.0, whole genome shotgun sequence genome contains a region encoding:
- the LOC117861016 gene encoding bifunctional nuclease 2 — MAMEGPVLCRPAMQAKLPAAALISNSLVKSGQLGTAFFGAMSKYRNVTRFISPISQPPAKNSSHVCCSFSSSSDGNGYMAGNFSESDEDYVNSTVLEAVEVRSGSEGYVIKMRDGKNLRCVHNNSQGRNIPESAPQPAIVLRIEDGSETLLPIIVLEMPSVLLMAAIRNVHIARPTIYQVVKEMIDKMGYEVKLVRVNKRIQEAYCAELYLTKIEDPTDSITFDLRPSDAINIAVRCKVPIQVHRSLAYSDGIRPIEPARKAVAAGLSEGLLFTELDRPDGQPCVEAQEFGLVRNMLIAAVEERYKDAASWKDKLMQLRSKRKNWA; from the exons ATGGCGATGGAGGGGCCTGTTCTATGCCGTCCGGCGATGCAAGCAAAACTGCCCGCTGCTGCTCTCATCAGCAACTCTCTGGTCAAATCTGGGCAGCTTGGGACAGCATTCTTTGGTGCCATGTCAAAATACAGGAACGTTACTAGATTCATTTCTCCAATCTCTCAGCCGCCCGCGAAGAATTCCAGCCATGTTTGCTGTAGCTTCAGCTCATCTTCTGATGGTAATGGATACATGGCTGGAAACTTTAGCGAGAGTGATGAAGATTATGTTAATTCAACTGTGCTAGAAGCAG TTGAGGTGAGAAGTGGATCAGAAGGGTATGTAATCAAGATGCGAGATGGGAAGAACCTGCGATGTGTGCATAATAATTCACAAGGGAGAAACATTCCAGAGAGTGCACCACAACCAGCTATTGTTTTGAGGATTGAAGACGGGAGCGAAACATTACTTCCAATCATCGtct TGGAGATGCCAAGCGTACTTTTGATGGCAGCTATTCGCAATGTCCACATT GCACGACCTACAATATATCAAGTTGTTAAGGAAATGATTGATAAAATGGGTTATGAG GTAAAACTTGTTCGGGTAAACAAAAGAATTCAAGAAGCATATTGTGCTGAACTTTATCTAACAAAG ATAGAAGACCCTACAGACAGTATCACCTTTGATCTTCGACCTTCAGATGCTATCAACATTGCGGTTCGCTGCAAG GTTCCTATTCAAGTTCATAGAAGTCTTGCATACAGTGATGGCATAAGGCCAATTGAGCCAGCAAGAAAGGCGGTAGCAGCTGGTCTATCAGAGGGGCTGTTGTTTACAGAACTTGACAG ACCCGATGGACAGCCCTGCGTCGAGGCTCAAGAGTTCGGATTAGTGCGGAACATGCTCATCGCAGCTGTTGAAGAGAGATATAAGGATGCCG CATCATGGAAGGACAAACTGATGCAGCTGAGGTCCAAGCGGAAAAACTGGGCCTGA
- the LOC117861813 gene encoding uncharacterized protein has translation MLTYGVAADATDDYVRIGESTAIESLRRFVNTVVEVFGDEYLRSPNEDDTARLLAIGESRGFAAEGQALEVNYTINNNEYTMGYYLANGIYPSWATFVKTIPEPQGNKKRYFATTQEACRKDVERVFGVLQARFAIFWGLARFWDEDTIGQIMRACVIMHNMIVENERDEKDDLNYDGVGERVKISSDETPELEEFIKNYKNIKDKDIHNQLQDDLIEHM, from the exons ATGTTAACTTATGGAGTAGCAGCTGATGCTACAGATGATTATGTCCGTATTGGTGAGAGTACTGCTATTGAGAGTCTGAGAAGGTTTGTCAATACTGTTGTGGAGGTTTTTGGAGATGAGTACTTGAGATCACCTAATGAAGATGATACTGCTAGATTACTTGCCATTGGAGAGAGTAGAGGTTTTGCTG CTGAAGGTCAAGCTCTAGAGGTGAATTATACCATTAATAACAACGAATATACAATGGGTTATTATCTTGCCAATGGCATATATCCCTCGTGGGCCACATTTGTGAAGACCATACCTGAACCACAAGGTAACAAGAAGAGATATTTTGCAACTACCCAAGAAGCTTGTAGGAAGGATGTGGAACGAGTGTTTGGGGTTCTACAAGCTCGTTTCGCTATCTTTTGGGGGCTAGCTCGATTTTGGGATGAAGACACCATCGGACAAATCATGAGGGCTTGTGTCATTATGCACAACATGATAGTTGAGAATGAGCGTGATGAGAAAGATGATTTAAATTATGATGGGGTGGGAGAAAGGGTGAAGATTTCTTCTGATGAAACACCTGAACTTGAGGAGTTTATTAAAAATTATAAGAATATAAAGGACAAAGATATTCACAATCAGCTTCAAGATGACCTCATTGAGCACATGTGA